One part of the Lapillicoccus jejuensis genome encodes these proteins:
- a CDS encoding phosphotransferase, with the protein MTRTAMQLAALASSAVPGLDPVSVRAVATHPESSYDVAFVTDAQHREWVVRAPRTAAAGAQADAVAPFLALAARRLPFSVPTARGHVAVAEGRVGVHPYVAGRALDLGSVPAGPGLAADLGAVVAAVHDLDRGLAEEAGLPMYDAEAHRARKLADLDRAAATGHVPTTLLARWERRLENVSLWRFAPATVHGSLEGRHLLVAFEDEEDAATGRVRAVTGWEAAKVADPAEDLAALVAECDPATLETVLEAYAHHRVERPDPHLVARARLAAEMRLLSRLLAAGSAGRRDLVRALASELRALDERTADEDDDETTSPDPLAGGRAQRWAAEHQATAGATVAGTATVAATMADAEPGEEVRDEEGHDGETDEPEPADDDTVAVPAEHLLDDSAHTEVLSEADLAQARASLPSRPEPEDHDADDLGATQPVAVTPVDEEDDGRAADEQR; encoded by the coding sequence GTGACCCGGACCGCCATGCAGCTGGCCGCCCTCGCGAGCTCGGCCGTCCCGGGCCTGGACCCGGTGTCGGTGCGGGCCGTCGCGACGCACCCCGAGTCGTCGTACGACGTCGCGTTCGTCACCGACGCGCAGCACCGCGAGTGGGTGGTGCGGGCGCCGCGGACCGCGGCCGCCGGCGCGCAGGCCGACGCCGTCGCGCCGTTCCTCGCCCTCGCCGCGCGGCGGCTGCCGTTCTCGGTGCCGACGGCGCGCGGGCACGTCGCCGTCGCCGAGGGGCGCGTCGGGGTGCACCCGTACGTCGCCGGGCGGGCGCTCGACCTGGGGTCGGTCCCGGCCGGTCCGGGTCTCGCGGCCGACCTCGGCGCCGTCGTCGCGGCGGTGCACGACCTCGACCGCGGCCTCGCCGAGGAGGCCGGGCTGCCGATGTACGACGCCGAGGCCCACCGGGCGCGCAAGCTCGCCGACCTCGACCGCGCGGCCGCCACCGGTCACGTGCCGACGACGCTGCTGGCGCGGTGGGAGCGGCGCCTGGAGAACGTGTCGCTGTGGCGCTTCGCCCCCGCGACGGTGCACGGCTCGCTCGAGGGCCGGCACCTGCTCGTCGCCTTCGAGGACGAGGAGGACGCCGCGACCGGTCGCGTCCGTGCGGTCACCGGGTGGGAGGCGGCCAAGGTGGCCGACCCGGCCGAGGACCTCGCGGCGCTCGTCGCCGAGTGCGACCCGGCGACGCTCGAGACGGTGCTCGAGGCCTACGCGCACCACCGGGTCGAGCGGCCGGACCCGCACCTCGTCGCCCGGGCCCGGCTGGCCGCCGAGATGCGGCTGCTGAGCCGGCTGCTGGCCGCGGGCAGCGCGGGCCGACGCGACCTCGTGCGGGCGCTGGCCTCGGAGCTGCGGGCCCTCGACGAGCGCACGGCCGACGAGGACGACGACGAGACCACCAGCCCCGACCCGCTCGCCGGCGGCCGGGCGCAACGGTGGGCCGCCGAGCACCAGGCGACCGCGGGCGCCACGGTGGCCGGCACGGCGACCGTGGCGGCCACCATGGCGGATGCGGAGCCCGGCGAGGAGGTCCGCGACGAGGAGGGTCACGACGGCGAGACCGACGAGCCGGAGCCGGCGGACGACGACACGGTGGCCGTGCCCGCCGAGCACCTGCTCGACGACAGCGCCCACACCGAGGTGCTCAGCGAGGCCGACCTGGCGCAGGCGCGCGCGTCCTTGCCGTCCCGTCCCGAGCCGGAGGACCACGACGCGGACGACCTCGGCGCGACCCAGCCCGTCGCCGTGACGCCCGTCGACGAGGAGGACGACGGCCGGGCGGCGGACGAGCAGCGCTGA
- a CDS encoding ATP-dependent helicase, translating to MTAPTTTTRTLTAAEIAAALGNPPPTDEQTVVIEAAPDRPLLVVAGAGSGKTETMASRVVWLVANGHVDPDQVLGLTFTRKAASELAERIARRLATLEGSGLWTPRAFDDEGAEALGGIPVVSTYHSYAGRLVREHALRLGHEPESRLLSEAAAWQLAAEAVARYDGDVTDVTSAESTIVGAVTSLAGELAEHLRTPEEVVDLIDTELVRWDAVPQGQNRLKVHPLKAQRGVLRNRRAILPMVRAYLDLKRSRDSLDFADQMALAARLAREVPAVGELERQRFRAVLLDEFQDTSTAQMVLLSRLFGTGDDRPGVTAVGDPHQSIYGWRGASATGLAQFRREFADPGSPDGLARQVPLSTSWRNDVTILDAANLVAGPLRAGASVDAEPLAPRAGAGPGHLEAARLERLEDEASYVAGWVAGRWWSPSGRRTGDSAAVLCRKRAQFPTVVAALRERGLPVEVVGLGGLLLTPEVSDLVSLLWVVQDPSRGDRLMRLLTGPLCRLGAADLDGLAAWARARQQAPRGMSVVALPGFEEATPQWDDPREDAVDSRDADESGMAVVPPRDVARDQAPESSERASIVEALDDLPTPDWRGPEGQGVSEAGLERLRALGLVLAELRGLTGLPLADLVGEAERAIGLDVEVLARPEHTPTTARAHLDAFAEVAAQFAVQADRPSLLGFLSWVDAALVEERGLDLPTVEANVDAVQVLTVHAAKGLEWDHVAVPGLVEGGFPAREGGVQSKVANGEWVVGPHLDKGWLVGADGLPYPLRGDREGLPALTWPSDGDWVDVRDAFTRFQEDGGRHALAEERRLAYVALTRARRCALLTACVWGEGQTPKVTSAFLHELLDAAGAGSLPVVTGPWVDLPPTDGEKPQNPRTAEPEQHEWPADPLESRRRQVTEAMARVGAGLAPGPLEPETERQLRLLLTERERQSARTEQVALLPRHLSASAVVQLASDPERFAAQLRRPMPSEPALAARRGTAFHAWVEQHYARAGLVDLLDLPGSADEDAREDDALPRMRELFLASEWADRVPEAIETSVETIVDGIAVRGRVDAVFPRDDGGVTVVDWKTGAEPSGKEARTRALQLATYALALARLRGLPASKVDAAFYYAGTGRTVRPRLPREKDLVALLRGVPEADAED from the coding sequence GTGACCGCGCCCACGACCACGACGCGGACCCTGACCGCCGCGGAGATCGCCGCCGCGCTCGGCAACCCGCCGCCGACCGACGAGCAGACCGTCGTCATCGAGGCGGCCCCGGACCGTCCGCTGCTCGTCGTCGCCGGCGCCGGCTCGGGCAAGACCGAGACGATGGCCTCCCGGGTGGTGTGGCTCGTCGCGAACGGGCACGTCGACCCCGACCAGGTGCTCGGCCTGACCTTCACCCGCAAGGCCGCGTCCGAGCTGGCCGAGCGGATCGCGCGCCGGCTGGCGACGCTGGAGGGCAGCGGGCTGTGGACCCCGCGGGCGTTCGACGACGAGGGCGCCGAGGCGCTCGGGGGGATCCCCGTCGTGTCGACGTACCACTCCTACGCCGGCCGGCTCGTGCGCGAGCACGCCCTGCGGCTGGGGCACGAGCCCGAGTCCCGGCTGCTCTCGGAGGCGGCGGCCTGGCAGCTCGCCGCGGAGGCCGTCGCCCGCTACGACGGCGACGTCACCGACGTCACGTCGGCCGAGTCGACCATCGTCGGGGCCGTCACGTCGCTGGCCGGTGAGCTGGCCGAGCACCTGCGCACGCCCGAGGAGGTCGTGGACCTCATCGACACCGAGCTCGTGCGGTGGGACGCCGTCCCGCAGGGGCAGAACCGGCTCAAGGTCCACCCGCTCAAGGCGCAGCGGGGCGTGCTGCGCAACCGCCGCGCGATCCTGCCGATGGTCCGGGCCTACCTCGACCTCAAGCGCTCGCGCGACTCGCTCGACTTCGCCGACCAGATGGCGCTCGCGGCGCGGCTGGCCCGCGAGGTGCCGGCGGTGGGCGAGCTGGAGCGGCAGCGGTTCCGGGCCGTCCTGCTCGACGAGTTCCAGGACACCTCGACCGCGCAGATGGTGCTGCTGTCGCGGCTCTTCGGCACGGGGGACGACCGGCCGGGCGTCACCGCGGTCGGCGACCCGCACCAGTCGATCTACGGGTGGCGCGGGGCGAGCGCGACCGGGCTGGCCCAGTTCCGCCGCGAGTTCGCCGACCCGGGCTCGCCGGACGGGCTCGCCCGGCAGGTGCCGCTGTCGACGAGCTGGCGCAACGACGTGACGATCCTCGACGCCGCGAACCTCGTCGCCGGTCCGCTCCGGGCGGGCGCGAGCGTCGACGCCGAGCCGCTCGCCCCGCGAGCCGGCGCCGGACCCGGGCACCTCGAGGCGGCGCGGCTGGAGCGGCTCGAGGACGAGGCGTCGTACGTCGCCGGCTGGGTGGCCGGACGGTGGTGGAGCCCGAGCGGTCGCCGCACCGGCGACAGCGCGGCGGTGCTGTGCCGCAAGCGCGCCCAGTTCCCGACCGTCGTCGCGGCGCTGCGCGAGCGCGGGCTGCCGGTGGAGGTCGTCGGTCTCGGCGGGCTGCTGCTCACCCCCGAGGTGAGCGACCTGGTCAGCCTGCTGTGGGTGGTGCAGGACCCGTCGCGGGGCGACCGGCTCATGCGGCTGCTCACCGGTCCGCTGTGCCGGCTGGGCGCGGCCGACCTCGACGGCCTGGCCGCGTGGGCGCGGGCCCGCCAGCAGGCCCCGCGGGGCATGTCGGTCGTCGCCCTCCCCGGGTTCGAGGAGGCGACGCCGCAGTGGGACGACCCGCGCGAGGACGCCGTCGACAGCCGCGACGCCGACGAGTCCGGCATGGCCGTCGTGCCCCCTCGTGACGTCGCCCGCGACCAGGCGCCCGAGAGCTCGGAACGGGCCAGCATCGTCGAGGCGCTCGACGACCTGCCGACCCCCGACTGGCGGGGCCCCGAGGGCCAGGGGGTGTCCGAGGCGGGGCTGGAGCGGCTGCGCGCGCTCGGGCTGGTGCTCGCGGAGCTGCGCGGGCTGACCGGGCTGCCGCTGGCCGACCTCGTCGGCGAGGCCGAGCGCGCCATCGGGCTCGACGTCGAGGTGCTGGCCCGGCCGGAGCACACGCCGACGACGGCGCGGGCGCACCTCGACGCCTTCGCCGAGGTGGCCGCGCAGTTCGCCGTCCAGGCCGACCGGCCCAGCCTGCTGGGCTTCCTGTCCTGGGTCGACGCGGCCCTGGTCGAGGAGCGCGGCCTGGACCTGCCGACCGTCGAGGCCAACGTCGACGCGGTGCAGGTCCTCACCGTCCACGCGGCCAAGGGCCTGGAGTGGGACCACGTCGCCGTGCCGGGGCTCGTCGAGGGCGGTTTCCCCGCGCGGGAGGGCGGGGTCCAGAGCAAGGTCGCGAACGGGGAGTGGGTCGTCGGCCCCCACCTCGACAAGGGCTGGCTCGTCGGCGCCGACGGTCTGCCCTACCCGCTGCGGGGCGACCGCGAGGGTCTGCCCGCGCTCACCTGGCCGTCGGACGGCGACTGGGTCGACGTGCGCGACGCCTTCACCCGGTTCCAGGAGGACGGCGGGCGGCACGCCCTCGCCGAGGAGCGACGGCTCGCGTACGTGGCCCTCACCCGCGCCCGACGCTGCGCCCTGCTCACCGCGTGCGTGTGGGGGGAGGGGCAGACGCCCAAGGTCACCTCGGCGTTCCTGCACGAGCTGCTGGACGCGGCCGGGGCCGGCTCGCTGCCGGTGGTGACCGGTCCGTGGGTCGACCTGCCGCCGACCGACGGCGAGAAGCCGCAGAACCCGCGCACGGCCGAGCCCGAGCAGCACGAGTGGCCGGCCGACCCCCTGGAGTCGCGACGCCGCCAGGTCACCGAGGCGATGGCCCGGGTCGGGGCCGGCCTCGCCCCCGGTCCGCTCGAGCCGGAGACCGAGCGCCAGCTGCGGCTGCTGCTCACCGAGCGCGAGCGGCAGTCGGCCCGCACCGAGCAGGTCGCGCTGCTCCCGCGCCACCTGTCGGCGTCCGCCGTCGTGCAGCTGGCCAGCGACCCCGAGCGGTTCGCCGCCCAGCTGCGCCGGCCGATGCCGAGCGAGCCCGCGCTGGCCGCCCGCCGCGGCACCGCGTTCCACGCGTGGGTCGAGCAGCACTACGCCCGCGCCGGGCTCGTCGATCTGCTCGACCTGCCGGGCAGCGCCGACGAGGACGCGAGGGAGGACGACGCGCTCCCGCGGATGCGCGAGCTGTTCCTCGCCTCCGAGTGGGCCGACCGCGTGCCGGAGGCCATCGAGACCTCCGTCGAGACGATCGTCGACGGCATCGCCGTCCGCGGGCGCGTCGACGCGGTCTTCCCCCGCGACGACGGCGGCGTCACCGTCGTCGACTGGAAGACCGGGGCCGAGCCCAGCGGCAAGGAGGCGAGGACGCGGGCGCTCCAGCTGGCGACGTACGCGCTCGCACTGGCCCGGCTGCGCGGCCTGCCCGCGAGCAAGGTCGACGCCGCGTTCTACTACGCCGGCACCGGCCGGACGGTCCGCCCCCGGCTGCCGCGCGAGAAGGACCTCGTCGCCCTGCTCCGAGGCGTCCCGGAGGCGGACGCCGAGGACTGA